A stretch of Novipirellula artificiosorum DNA encodes these proteins:
- a CDS encoding efflux RND transporter permease subunit, translating into MLNWLIDFSLKHRALVILAALLFAIIGGFSLLQLDIDAFPDTTPVQIQINTVAPSLASEEIERQITFPVEQAISGLPGLNELRSISKFGLSQVVVIFDDGIDIYFARQLINERLSTVELPDGIQRPQMGPVSTGLGEVFHYVLVYDGVDFSTASKQERVKRMTELRTIHDWVVKPQLRSVRGVAEVNSWGGYEKQYQVRLDPDNLFKYGLTFEEVSNAITSNNENVGGGTVTDGSEMLLVHGVGRTVNLQEISNIVITAVNGVPVRVSDVATVEIGHEIRRGAVTANGRGEAVLGLGFMLMGENSHDVTWSIKEKIASIQETLPAGVKIQTVYDRTELIDHVIHTVQKNLFEGGLLVIAVLFIFLGNLRAGLIVAMAIPLSMLFAFSGMLKFGIAASLLSLGAIDFGLVVDSSVVMIENCVRHLAHNNQGKSRLEIIRDAAVEVRKPTMFGELIIMIVYLPILSLEGVEGKLFRPMALTVIMALAGSMVLSLTLMPVLASLFLPKNVQEKEPLLIRVLKRLYSPVLRFTMHHKAFVIGSALLLLVSVFGLVAPNLGSEFVPRLSEGAITINVVRLAGTTLEESIRYNTKMEQVLLEKFPDEIFQVWSRMGTAEVATDPMGTELTDLFVTLHPREEWTRAETQEELTIAIQEELRDLPGPRLAMSQPIEMRMNEMISGVRSDVAAILYGDDLDIMVEKASEIERVLDSIPGSEDVKVEQVSGQPLLEIRVKQDEIARYGIPASTIMNLVRSLGTHNVGEVYEGQLRFPLIIRLPEKARANPEAIKQILVATPSGQRIPLSRLATIEKVEGPNTIKRDWYQRRITIESNVRGRDLGSFVAEAQRVIAEKVQLPPGRYRVEWGGQFENLERAQLRLMIVVPIALVMILALLYMTYRNWIDSFRVFTGVPFAWIGGILALWIRDMPFSISAAVGFIALSGVAVLDDMLLVSTIRQLRRLGRSLDEAVEEAAMTRLRPILMTTLVASLGFVPMAFSTGMGAEVQRPLATVVIGGVCSAMVMSLLVLRVLYVVFNMPVEKFDGDGGDDDGHHCHPNEPTDPEVEQEIESGHLPDRKRLPKPVTV; encoded by the coding sequence ATGCTTAATTGGCTCATTGATTTTTCACTCAAGCACCGCGCGCTGGTGATCCTGGCCGCGTTGCTGTTCGCGATCATCGGTGGTTTCTCGTTACTGCAACTTGACATTGATGCGTTTCCGGACACCACGCCGGTTCAAATCCAGATTAACACCGTCGCGCCCTCACTCGCTTCGGAAGAAATCGAACGACAGATCACGTTTCCGGTCGAGCAAGCGATCAGCGGATTGCCGGGACTGAACGAACTACGCTCGATTTCCAAGTTCGGATTGTCGCAGGTCGTCGTGATCTTTGACGACGGAATTGACATCTACTTTGCCAGGCAACTGATCAACGAACGGTTGTCGACCGTCGAATTACCTGACGGAATTCAGCGGCCACAAATGGGACCGGTCTCCACTGGGTTGGGCGAGGTGTTTCATTATGTTCTCGTCTACGACGGCGTCGACTTTTCGACGGCCTCCAAACAAGAACGCGTCAAGCGGATGACCGAATTGCGAACGATCCATGATTGGGTGGTCAAACCACAATTGCGATCGGTTCGCGGCGTCGCGGAGGTCAACAGTTGGGGTGGCTATGAAAAGCAATATCAAGTAAGGCTCGATCCGGATAATCTTTTCAAATATGGCCTAACGTTCGAGGAAGTATCCAATGCCATTACCTCGAACAACGAAAATGTTGGTGGAGGGACGGTGACCGATGGAAGCGAGATGTTGCTCGTTCATGGCGTGGGTCGAACCGTCAATCTCCAAGAGATCAGCAATATCGTGATCACGGCAGTCAACGGCGTTCCCGTTCGAGTAAGCGACGTGGCCACTGTGGAGATCGGACACGAGATTCGGCGGGGTGCGGTGACGGCGAACGGCCGTGGCGAGGCTGTGCTCGGTTTAGGCTTCATGTTGATGGGCGAAAACAGCCACGATGTGACTTGGTCGATCAAAGAAAAGATCGCCAGCATCCAAGAAACGTTGCCTGCGGGCGTCAAGATTCAAACCGTCTACGACCGCACGGAACTGATCGACCACGTCATCCACACCGTCCAAAAAAACCTCTTCGAGGGTGGTTTACTGGTGATCGCGGTGCTGTTCATCTTCCTGGGCAATCTGCGAGCGGGCTTGATCGTTGCGATGGCGATCCCGCTCTCGATGCTGTTCGCATTCTCGGGCATGTTGAAGTTCGGCATTGCGGCCAGCCTACTAAGTCTTGGGGCGATCGACTTTGGATTGGTCGTCGACAGCTCGGTGGTGATGATCGAGAACTGCGTCCGGCACTTGGCCCACAACAACCAAGGCAAGAGTCGGCTCGAAATCATTCGCGATGCGGCGGTTGAAGTTCGCAAGCCGACCATGTTTGGTGAACTAATCATTATGATCGTGTACTTGCCGATCTTGTCACTCGAAGGGGTGGAGGGAAAACTATTTCGTCCAATGGCGTTAACGGTCATCATGGCACTGGCCGGTTCAATGGTACTTTCACTCACCTTGATGCCGGTATTGGCCAGTCTGTTTCTGCCAAAAAACGTTCAAGAGAAAGAGCCGCTGCTGATCCGAGTCCTCAAACGACTCTACTCGCCAGTGCTGCGATTCACGATGCATCACAAGGCGTTTGTCATCGGCTCGGCACTGCTATTGTTGGTCAGTGTCTTTGGACTTGTGGCCCCGAATCTTGGTAGTGAATTCGTGCCGCGTCTGTCCGAAGGTGCAATCACGATTAACGTGGTAAGACTGGCTGGGACGACGTTGGAAGAGTCCATTCGGTACAACACAAAGATGGAGCAAGTGCTACTGGAAAAGTTCCCCGATGAGATTTTTCAAGTGTGGAGCCGAATGGGCACGGCAGAGGTTGCAACCGATCCCATGGGAACGGAACTCACGGATCTATTCGTCACCTTGCATCCCCGTGAAGAATGGACGCGCGCCGAGACTCAGGAAGAACTGACCATTGCCATTCAGGAGGAATTACGAGATTTGCCGGGACCGCGATTGGCGATGTCGCAGCCGATCGAGATGCGGATGAACGAGATGATCTCGGGCGTTCGTTCCGATGTCGCGGCGATTCTCTACGGCGACGATTTGGACATAATGGTAGAAAAGGCCAGCGAGATCGAACGGGTACTCGATTCCATTCCTGGTTCTGAGGATGTCAAGGTCGAACAAGTCTCCGGTCAACCGCTGTTGGAAATTCGCGTCAAGCAAGATGAAATCGCACGCTACGGGATTCCCGCCAGCACGATCATGAATCTGGTTCGTTCATTGGGCACCCACAATGTCGGGGAGGTTTACGAAGGCCAATTGCGTTTTCCGCTGATCATTCGTCTGCCAGAGAAGGCGAGAGCGAATCCCGAAGCGATCAAGCAAATCTTGGTCGCCACGCCGTCGGGGCAACGCATTCCGCTGTCGCGATTGGCAACCATTGAAAAGGTCGAAGGCCCCAACACGATCAAACGCGATTGGTATCAGCGACGAATCACGATTGAGTCGAACGTTCGGGGACGCGACCTGGGCAGCTTCGTCGCTGAAGCCCAACGCGTCATTGCCGAGAAGGTTCAGTTGCCACCGGGCCGATACCGGGTCGAATGGGGCGGCCAGTTTGAAAACCTCGAACGTGCCCAATTGCGTTTGATGATCGTGGTGCCGATCGCGTTGGTGATGATCCTGGCATTGCTTTACATGACCTACCGCAACTGGATTGATTCATTTCGAGTCTTTACCGGCGTTCCATTTGCTTGGATCGGCGGAATCCTAGCCCTTTGGATTCGTGACATGCCGTTCTCAATTTCGGCGGCGGTCGGTTTCATTGCCTTGTCCGGTGTCGCAGTCCTCGACGACATGCTACTCGTATCGACGATTCGGCAATTGCGCCGGCTCGGGCGATCGCTTGATGAAGCAGTTGAGGAAGCCGCGATGACACGGTTACGTCCGATCCTAATGACAACGCTGGTAGCCAGTCTTGGCTTCGTCCCAATGGCGTTTAGTACGGGCATGGGTGCGGAGGTCCAACGGCCACTCGCGACAGTCGTGATTGGTGGTGTTTGTAGCGCGATGGTGATGAGCTTGCTCGTACTTCGAGTGCTCTATGTTGTTTTCAACATGCCCGTAGAGAAGTTTGATGGAGATGGAGGCGATGATGATGGTCATCATTGTCACCCTAATGAACCGACCGATCCCGAGGTCGAGCAGGAAATTGAGTCAGGGCATCTGCCCGATCGCAAGCGACTGCCCAAACCTGTGACGGTTTAG
- a CDS encoding efflux RND transporter periplasmic adaptor subunit, translated as MSHSIVDAPKQHPKRHPAEPYVTVRHVQTAEAETGKKSKQRGPLRRGLSLVLGSIGPTLVLIGFAAVFYYGHHNDWRIPKFAALTGTVEPVVTDWCEEHSVPESICVQCDPTLMPKGPDYGWCEVHGVHNCTLEHPDVAQLKETPSILTSDLERAMRALEIAPRKENNSACKVYQTRIQFASIESVRQAGVDVELVQRAPITEAITGSGEIVYDPTRQASLASRLPGTVWLVTKNVGDPVVKGEVLAVIDAAAVGELKTTLLRALAERKLQQQNVSRLSDARGAIAGSRILDAEAALAKAQADVLAADQSLRNLGLPVDVNSLQGLSEQQVLDQLRLIGIPDAIRRQLNSQSITSNLLPVRSPIEGVVVERSVAPGEVVDPARILFQVADVRQMWMTLNVPLENMSQLAIGQPVHFHADGSRMPVVGKLDWISTSADRMTRMVQVRAVLDNADGRLRNETFGTGEIILRSEANAIVIPTGASHWEGCCQVVFVRDKNYFDSPESYKVFHVRSVRLGVTNGGVTEVISGVLPGEVIATDGSDVLRAQLLKNNLGAGCDCVAE; from the coding sequence ATGAGTCATTCCATTGTTGATGCGCCGAAACAGCACCCAAAGCGACATCCGGCTGAGCCGTACGTCACTGTTCGCCACGTCCAGACAGCCGAAGCTGAAACGGGCAAGAAATCAAAACAACGCGGACCGCTCCGGCGTGGGTTATCCCTTGTGCTGGGCAGCATTGGGCCGACATTGGTCCTGATTGGTTTCGCTGCCGTGTTCTATTACGGACATCACAACGACTGGCGAATCCCAAAATTTGCGGCGTTGACGGGAACGGTCGAGCCGGTCGTCACCGATTGGTGCGAAGAACACAGCGTGCCTGAATCGATTTGCGTACAGTGTGATCCGACGTTGATGCCGAAAGGTCCTGACTATGGTTGGTGCGAGGTTCACGGCGTGCATAACTGCACTTTGGAACACCCCGACGTCGCCCAGTTGAAAGAGACGCCTTCGATTTTGACGAGCGATCTGGAACGAGCGATGCGAGCCTTGGAAATTGCGCCTCGGAAAGAAAACAATAGTGCTTGCAAGGTTTACCAAACGCGGATTCAATTCGCTTCGATCGAGTCGGTGCGTCAGGCTGGTGTTGACGTGGAATTGGTGCAGCGGGCTCCTATCACCGAAGCGATCACCGGCAGTGGGGAAATTGTCTATGACCCCACCCGTCAAGCCAGTTTGGCGTCACGCTTGCCGGGAACCGTTTGGTTGGTGACCAAGAATGTGGGCGATCCCGTTGTCAAGGGTGAAGTACTGGCCGTGATCGATGCTGCGGCAGTCGGCGAACTGAAGACAACGCTACTGAGAGCACTTGCCGAACGCAAGTTGCAACAGCAGAACGTTTCGCGATTGAGTGATGCTCGCGGGGCAATTGCTGGATCGCGGATCTTGGATGCCGAGGCGGCACTGGCGAAAGCGCAAGCCGATGTGCTGGCCGCTGACCAGTCGCTACGAAATCTTGGCTTGCCGGTCGATGTCAACTCGTTACAGGGGCTCAGCGAGCAACAGGTGCTGGATCAACTGCGTTTGATTGGTATTCCAGACGCGATTCGCAGGCAACTTAATTCGCAATCGATAACGTCAAATCTGTTGCCGGTTCGCTCGCCGATTGAAGGTGTCGTTGTTGAGCGTAGCGTGGCACCCGGTGAGGTCGTCGATCCGGCACGGATTCTGTTTCAGGTAGCCGATGTTCGCCAAATGTGGATGACATTGAACGTGCCGCTGGAAAACATGAGCCAACTCGCTATCGGTCAGCCCGTTCATTTTCACGCCGACGGAAGTCGGATGCCGGTGGTCGGAAAACTTGATTGGATCAGCACGTCGGCGGATCGGATGACGCGAATGGTTCAGGTCCGGGCCGTATTGGATAACGCTGATGGACGCCTCCGCAACGAAACCTTCGGTACGGGCGAGATCATTTTGCGAAGCGAAGCCAACGCAATCGTGATTCCGACTGGGGCATCGCATTGGGAAGGCTGCTGCCAAGTCGTCTTTGTTCGTGACAAGAACTATTTCGACAGCCCGGAAAGCTACAAGGTGTTCCATGTTCGTAGCGTTCGCCTGGGGGTGACTAACGGAGGCGTTACGGAGGTCATCTCCGGAGTTTTGCCCGGCGAAGTGATCGCGACTGACGGCAGCGACGTGCTGCGGGCGCAACTCCTCAAGAACAACCTAGGCGCAGGCTGTGACTGCGTCGCTGAATAA
- a CDS encoding efflux RND transporter permease subunit, with the protein MTDTTENTIAPDIEAGRRTILGGIIWFCIHNKLVVTLFVLAIMMWGIMVAPFDWQVGSLPRNPVPVDAIPDIGENQQIVFTEWMGRSPQDVEDQIGYPLTVALLGIPEVKTIRSYSMFGFSTIYIIFNENAEFYWSRSRVLEKLNSLPAGTLPEGVQPALGPDATALGQILWYTLEGQDPDGNPTGGWDLDELRTTQDWYVRYSLTSAEGISEVASIGGFVQEYQIDVDPDAMRAAKVSLEDVFQSVRMTNVDVGARTIEINKAEYVIRGLGFIEAVEDIEKTVLKVTDNVPITIADVANVSLGPALRRGALDKAGSEAVGGVAVVRYGFNPLEAIKNVKEKILEISPGLPTKVLIDYTQTTPSQVMAYAKTHNLTPPEGTEPDHDVWVSHLRSTPRSDWPTWITTSQIRVVPFYDRTGIIYETLGTLNTALTEEILVTIIVILVMVLHLRSSFLISVLLPLAVLMCFIAMKTFGVDANIVALSGIAIAIGTMVDMGIILTENILKHLDEADPNEPRSHVIFRASNEVASAVLTAVSTTVVSFLPVFTMIAAEGKLFRPLAFTKTFALIASVIVALTIIPPAAHVLMGRPLKRGALRRYLMISLVAAGILIAFLVSWWAGAIIAGLGLYQLLEGFIPEKYRKYGPYAASAVAVVVVGVLLTDHWLPLGPQKGLARNLMFVGLLIGGLLGFFTFFQRILYEPLLRWCLNHKIAFLTLPTLIVLFGASAWQGFDKVFSFIPKSASLIGVSETAIRDSQPWVAATDVLPGLGKEFMPPLDEGSFLYMPTTMPHASIGEAMDVLQLQNKFLISIPEVDSVVGKIGRAESPLDPAPISMIETFISYKSEYKTDKDGNRLKFRYDDAANEYVRDAKGELIEDSDGRPFRQWRDEIKSPNDIWEKITEAADIPGTTSAPKLQPIAARIVMLQSGMRAPMGMKVKGPDLETIERVALQIEGLLKQVPTVQASAVIADRIVGKPYLEIDIDRDAIKRYGLHIRTVQDVIEVAIGGRRITTTVEGRERYPVRVRYARELRDDAESLERILVPTAMGQQIPLEQLAEIRYLRGPQVIKSEDTSLLGYVLFDMKAGNAEVDVVEDAQAFLQEKIDSGELVLPAGVSYTFAGNYENQIRSQKTLMVVLPLALGIIFLILYFQFKSVITTSLVFSGIMIAWAGGFIMLWLYGTTWFLDFDFLGTNMRTLFQVHTINLSVAVWVGFLALFGIASDDGVVIASYLDESFRKDRIANAKHAREATVTAGMRRVRPCLMTTATTLLALIPVLTSTGRGSDIMVPMAIPSFGGMTIEIMTMLVVPVLYCAAMEWKLRLGIDDPRFAEDA; encoded by the coding sequence ATGACTGACACCACCGAAAACACAATCGCTCCCGACATTGAAGCGGGTCGTCGTACCATTCTCGGCGGCATCATCTGGTTCTGCATTCACAACAAGCTTGTCGTGACATTATTCGTTCTGGCGATCATGATGTGGGGGATCATGGTCGCGCCGTTCGATTGGCAAGTCGGTAGCCTGCCGCGTAATCCCGTTCCCGTCGATGCCATTCCCGACATCGGCGAAAACCAGCAAATCGTGTTCACCGAATGGATGGGGCGATCTCCGCAAGACGTCGAAGACCAAATTGGTTATCCGCTGACGGTCGCCTTGTTGGGTATCCCCGAAGTCAAGACGATTCGCAGCTACTCGATGTTCGGCTTCTCGACCATCTACATCATTTTTAACGAGAATGCCGAGTTTTACTGGTCACGATCTCGAGTGCTGGAGAAGCTCAACAGCCTTCCCGCCGGGACGTTGCCCGAAGGCGTCCAACCGGCGTTGGGTCCCGACGCAACGGCACTCGGTCAGATTCTGTGGTACACGCTCGAAGGACAAGACCCCGATGGCAATCCGACTGGCGGTTGGGATTTGGATGAACTTAGGACGACGCAAGATTGGTACGTTCGCTATTCGTTGACGTCCGCCGAAGGGATCAGCGAAGTTGCCTCGATCGGCGGATTTGTCCAAGAGTATCAAATCGATGTTGATCCCGATGCCATGCGTGCGGCCAAGGTTTCGTTGGAAGACGTCTTTCAGTCAGTGCGAATGACGAATGTTGACGTCGGAGCGAGGACGATCGAAATCAACAAGGCGGAATACGTGATTCGTGGTCTCGGTTTTATCGAGGCAGTCGAAGACATCGAGAAAACCGTTTTGAAAGTGACGGACAATGTGCCGATCACGATCGCGGATGTTGCCAACGTCTCGTTGGGGCCTGCGCTACGGCGTGGAGCGTTGGACAAGGCAGGTTCCGAGGCGGTCGGTGGAGTTGCCGTGGTCCGATATGGATTCAACCCGCTCGAAGCGATCAAGAACGTCAAAGAGAAAATCTTAGAGATTTCTCCAGGTCTGCCGACCAAGGTACTGATTGACTACACACAAACCACGCCATCGCAGGTCATGGCTTACGCAAAGACACACAACCTGACGCCGCCTGAGGGAACCGAGCCGGATCACGATGTGTGGGTCAGCCATCTTCGTTCGACACCTCGCAGTGATTGGCCGACTTGGATTACGACAAGTCAAATTCGAGTCGTGCCGTTTTACGACCGTACCGGCATCATCTATGAAACACTCGGAACCCTGAACACTGCGTTAACCGAAGAAATCCTCGTCACGATTATCGTGATTTTGGTGATGGTGTTGCACCTTCGCAGTTCGTTCTTAATCAGCGTCTTGTTGCCGCTTGCCGTCTTGATGTGTTTCATCGCGATGAAGACATTCGGCGTCGACGCCAACATCGTCGCTCTTTCAGGCATCGCGATCGCCATTGGGACCATGGTGGACATGGGGATCATTCTGACGGAAAATATATTGAAACATTTGGACGAGGCGGATCCGAACGAGCCTCGCAGCCACGTGATCTTTCGAGCGTCCAACGAAGTGGCCAGTGCTGTATTGACGGCCGTCTCTACGACTGTGGTCAGCTTCCTGCCTGTGTTCACGATGATCGCAGCCGAAGGGAAGTTGTTTCGACCGCTCGCTTTCACCAAGACATTCGCGCTGATCGCCTCAGTCATCGTTGCACTGACGATCATTCCGCCTGCGGCTCATGTTCTGATGGGCCGACCGCTGAAACGCGGAGCACTGCGGCGATACCTCATGATTTCTCTGGTCGCAGCAGGAATTTTGATCGCCTTTCTTGTTTCTTGGTGGGCAGGTGCAATTATCGCCGGTCTTGGTTTGTACCAATTGCTTGAGGGATTCATCCCCGAGAAATATCGCAAATATGGGCCTTACGCGGCGAGTGCGGTCGCAGTGGTTGTGGTAGGAGTGTTACTAACCGATCACTGGTTGCCTCTTGGACCACAGAAAGGATTGGCACGCAATCTGATGTTTGTTGGCCTACTGATCGGAGGGCTACTTGGCTTCTTTACGTTCTTCCAGCGTATCCTTTACGAACCTCTTCTCCGCTGGTGCTTGAATCATAAAATTGCATTTCTAACTCTCCCTACTCTGATCGTCCTGTTTGGAGCAAGTGCGTGGCAAGGATTTGACAAAGTCTTTTCGTTCATTCCTAAATCCGCGTCCCTTATTGGAGTTTCGGAAACAGCGATTCGCGACAGTCAACCCTGGGTCGCTGCAACCGATGTCCTGCCGGGCTTAGGCAAAGAGTTCATGCCGCCATTGGATGAAGGTTCGTTCCTATACATGCCGACGACGATGCCACATGCGTCGATCGGTGAAGCGATGGATGTGTTGCAACTGCAAAACAAATTCCTCATTTCGATACCGGAAGTTGATTCCGTGGTGGGCAAGATTGGTCGTGCCGAAAGTCCCCTGGACCCCGCTCCGATCTCCATGATCGAGACGTTTATCTCGTACAAATCCGAGTATAAAACGGACAAGGATGGCAACCGTTTGAAATTCCGGTACGACGATGCAGCGAACGAGTACGTTCGAGATGCGAAGGGCGAACTGATCGAAGATTCCGACGGCAGGCCATTTCGCCAGTGGCGTGATGAAATCAAATCACCTAACGACATTTGGGAGAAGATTACCGAGGCAGCGGACATTCCCGGTACAACATCGGCCCCGAAACTGCAACCGATCGCGGCTCGAATCGTAATGTTGCAGAGTGGAATGCGGGCTCCGATGGGAATGAAAGTCAAAGGACCTGACCTGGAAACGATCGAACGAGTTGCACTGCAAATTGAGGGCTTGTTGAAGCAAGTTCCAACGGTCCAGGCGTCGGCGGTGATTGCCGACCGGATCGTCGGCAAGCCCTACTTGGAAATCGATATCGACCGTGATGCGATCAAGCGATATGGCTTGCACATTCGGACGGTTCAGGATGTGATCGAAGTCGCGATTGGTGGTCGACGAATCACGACGACGGTGGAAGGACGTGAACGTTACCCCGTGCGTGTGAGATACGCGAGAGAACTGCGAGACGATGCAGAATCCCTCGAACGAATCCTCGTTCCCACGGCAATGGGCCAGCAGATTCCGTTGGAGCAGCTTGCGGAGATACGTTATTTGCGCGGTCCACAAGTAATCAAGAGCGAGGACACGTCCCTGCTTGGCTACGTCCTGTTCGACATGAAGGCCGGCAATGCGGAAGTCGATGTGGTCGAGGACGCCCAAGCGTTTCTTCAAGAGAAGATCGACAGTGGTGAGTTGGTGCTGCCGGCGGGTGTGAGTTATACGTTCGCAGGCAACTACGAGAACCAAATACGTTCACAAAAGACATTGATGGTCGTTCTCCCCTTGGCCCTCGGGATCATCTTTTTGATCCTCTATTTCCAATTCAAGTCCGTCATCACGACATCGCTTGTATTTAGTGGCATCATGATCGCGTGGGCAGGCGGATTCATCATGCTCTGGCTTTACGGCACAACATGGTTCTTAGATTTTGATTTTCTTGGAACAAACATGCGGACGTTATTCCAAGTCCACACGATCAACCTCAGTGTTGCTGTTTGGGTTGGTTTCTTAGCCTTGTTTGGAATCGCCAGTGATGACGGAGTGGTCATTGCGTCTTACTTGGACGAGAGTTTCCGCAAGGACCGCATTGCTAACGCTAAACACGCACGCGAAGCAACCGTCACGGCAGGCATGCGTCGTGTCCGACCGTGTTTAATGACCACCGCCACGACACTATTAGCACTCATCCCGGTGTTAACCTCAACCGGTCGGGGCAGCGACATCATGGTGCCAATGGCCATCCCCAGTTTCGGCGGCATGACAATCGAGATCATGACGATGCTGGTTGTGCCAGTGCTTTATTGTGCTGCCATGGAATGGAAACTACGGCTAGGTATTGACGATCCGAGGTTCGCGGAGGATGCTTGA